A region from the Cryptosporangium arvum DSM 44712 genome encodes:
- a CDS encoding MFS transporter yields the protein MRAWSVLLVLCGAIFLEGIDVAMLNVALPAIRADLGLSTGVLSGVVSAYVLGYGGFMLLGGRAADLLGRRRMFLSWLVVFLAFSGLGGLATEGWMLLAARFATGVAAAFLAPAGLALVTGHFPEGPQRTRALGVYAGTAAGGFSLGLVAGGLLTSIGWRWVFFAPVVLATLILIAAVPLLRDDGPRPPRAIFDLAGAVTVTTGMLLLVYGVVRLEHGLTAGTLAVFALAATALALFVAIERRAAAPLVRLAILRSPSLVRTNLVALLFLASFAGFQFMVTLYLQELRGWSPLQTGLAMLVVGIDTVLAPTLTPWLVDRFGTGRVLFGGVASAVAAYSLFLPVAPDRTYAAMLPGLLLLGLAFALSYGPLTMAATDGVDEPEHGLAGGLLYTSIQFGTALGIAGVTALSTAGGMDGIRAGLVLPVVAAAAALGVTAVGLRRTPPSAPPPGGDVPSARSSASR from the coding sequence ATGAGGGCGTGGAGCGTCTTGCTCGTCCTGTGTGGAGCGATATTTCTGGAGGGCATCGACGTCGCGATGCTCAACGTGGCGTTGCCGGCGATCCGGGCCGATCTCGGCCTGTCGACCGGCGTGCTCAGCGGCGTGGTCAGCGCGTACGTCCTCGGCTACGGCGGCTTCATGCTGCTCGGCGGGCGCGCCGCCGACCTGCTCGGCCGCCGGCGCATGTTCCTGAGCTGGCTGGTGGTCTTCCTGGCCTTCTCCGGGCTCGGCGGCCTCGCCACCGAGGGCTGGATGCTGCTGGCGGCCCGGTTCGCCACCGGAGTGGCGGCCGCGTTCCTGGCCCCCGCCGGTCTGGCGCTGGTGACCGGCCACTTCCCGGAGGGCCCGCAGCGCACCCGGGCGCTCGGCGTCTACGCCGGCACCGCCGCCGGTGGGTTCTCGCTGGGGCTGGTCGCGGGTGGCCTGCTCACCTCGATCGGCTGGCGCTGGGTGTTCTTCGCGCCGGTCGTCCTGGCCACGCTCATCCTGATCGCCGCGGTGCCGCTGCTGCGCGACGACGGACCACGACCGCCGCGGGCGATCTTCGACCTGGCCGGCGCGGTCACCGTGACCACCGGGATGCTGCTGCTCGTCTACGGCGTCGTCCGCCTCGAACACGGGCTCACCGCCGGAACGCTCGCCGTCTTCGCCTTGGCCGCGACGGCGCTGGCACTGTTCGTCGCGATCGAGCGACGGGCGGCCGCCCCGCTGGTCCGCCTCGCGATCCTCCGCTCACCGTCGCTGGTGCGCACGAACCTGGTCGCGCTGCTGTTCCTGGCCTCGTTCGCCGGTTTCCAGTTCATGGTGACGCTCTACCTGCAGGAACTCCGCGGCTGGAGCCCGCTGCAGACCGGGCTGGCGATGCTGGTGGTCGGCATCGACACGGTGCTCGCCCCGACGCTGACCCCGTGGCTGGTCGACCGGTTCGGCACCGGGCGGGTGCTGTTCGGCGGCGTCGCGTCGGCGGTCGCGGCCTACTCGCTGTTCCTGCCGGTCGCTCCGGACCGGACGTACGCGGCGATGCTGCCGGGCCTGCTGCTGCTCGGGCTGGCGTTCGCGCTGTCCTACGGCCCGCTGACGATGGCCGCGACCGACGGCGTCGACGAACCCGAACACGGGCTGGCCGGTGGGCTGCTCTACACCTCGATACAGTTCGGCACCGCGCTCGGGATCGCCGGCGTGACCGCGCTGAGCACCGCCGGCGGGATGGACGGGATCCGCGCCGGGCTGGTGCTGCCGGTGGTGGCCGCGGCCGCGGCGCTCGGGGTCACGGCCGTGGGCCTGCGGCGGACTCCTCCTTCGGCGCCTCCACCCGGTGGTGACGTCCCATCGGCACGATCATCGGCGTCCCGGTGA
- a CDS encoding ATP-binding cassette domain-containing protein, with product MDSDRGAEPVTLRADDLTLAYGRHVVVDRLTVEVPPGRITVIVGANACGKSTLLAALARLLAPKHGAVTLDGRSIHSQPTRQVARSIGLLPQSPVAPGGITVVDLVTRGRSPHQNWWRQWSEEDEQAVERALAATGMAEHRNRPVDELSGGQRQRAWIAMAIAQDTPLLLLDEPTTFLDLAHQIDVLDTVVDLNRTEGRTVVMVLHDLNQACRYADHLIAMRDGAIVREGPPGAVVDAELIRTVFAVECQVSADPVTGTPMIVPMGRHHRVEAPKEESAAGPRP from the coding sequence ATCGACTCGGATCGGGGGGCTGAGCCCGTGACCTTACGTGCGGACGACCTGACGCTGGCCTACGGCAGGCACGTCGTCGTCGACCGGCTGACGGTCGAGGTGCCGCCCGGGCGCATCACGGTGATCGTCGGGGCCAATGCCTGCGGCAAGTCGACGCTGCTCGCCGCGCTGGCCCGCCTGCTCGCGCCGAAGCACGGCGCGGTGACGCTCGACGGTCGCTCGATCCATTCGCAGCCCACCCGGCAGGTCGCGCGCAGCATCGGGCTGCTCCCCCAGTCGCCGGTGGCGCCGGGCGGGATCACCGTCGTCGACCTGGTGACCCGGGGCCGGTCCCCGCACCAGAACTGGTGGCGGCAGTGGTCCGAGGAGGACGAACAGGCCGTCGAACGGGCGCTGGCCGCGACCGGGATGGCCGAGCACCGCAACCGTCCGGTCGACGAGCTCTCCGGCGGCCAGCGGCAGCGGGCCTGGATCGCGATGGCCATCGCCCAGGACACGCCGCTGCTGCTGCTCGACGAACCGACCACGTTCCTCGACCTGGCCCATCAGATCGACGTGCTCGACACCGTCGTCGACCTGAACCGGACCGAGGGCCGGACGGTGGTGATGGTGCTGCACGACCTGAACCAGGCCTGCCGCTACGCCGACCACCTGATCGCGATGAGGGACGGGGCGATCGTCCGCGAGGGCCCGCCGGGCGCGGTCGTCGACGCGGAGCTGATCCGCACCGTGTTCGCGGTGGAGTGCCAGGTGAGCGCCGACCCGGTCACCGGGACGCCGATGATCGTGCCGATGGGACGTCACCACCGGGTGGAGGCGCCGAAGGAGGAGTCCGCCGCAGGCCCACGGCCGTGA
- a CDS encoding FecCD family ABC transporter permease, giving the protein MSVSLAAGRATYRAGPVSGVFSPRSLLASLALAVLAGLFFLLSVATGDLPLPLADIPVALVGAGDPATLFIVQELRLPRALVGLLVGVVFGLSGAVFQTMSRNPLAAPDMIGITGGAQVAVVGGIVLGWGSGLGTQVLGLLGAFAAGALVYVLSMGGGHGYRLVLVGIGVSWACASLTDYLLAKALPYQANEAVGWLFGSLNERGWHHVRPLVLSAAILVPVTLLLSRWLTTLQLGDAVARGLGTPVGAVRFALLIVGAGLAAFGTAAAGPIIFVALVSPQIAQRLAGTPAPPLVGSSLVGAALVLGADLVTRHVLVSVELPVGVVTGIVGAPVLLWLLTRTNRLGSGG; this is encoded by the coding sequence GTGAGCGTGTCGCTGGCCGCGGGCCGGGCCACGTACCGGGCCGGGCCGGTCTCCGGGGTGTTCTCCCCGCGGTCGCTGCTGGCCTCGCTCGCGCTGGCCGTGCTCGCGGGCTTGTTCTTCCTGCTCAGCGTGGCCACCGGTGACCTGCCCCTCCCGCTGGCCGACATCCCGGTGGCGCTCGTCGGCGCCGGTGACCCCGCGACGCTGTTCATCGTCCAGGAGCTCCGGTTGCCCCGGGCGCTGGTCGGCTTGCTGGTCGGCGTCGTGTTCGGGCTGTCCGGCGCCGTGTTCCAGACGATGTCGCGCAACCCGCTCGCCGCTCCCGACATGATCGGCATCACCGGCGGGGCACAGGTGGCCGTCGTCGGCGGCATCGTGCTGGGGTGGGGCTCCGGGCTCGGGACCCAGGTGCTCGGCCTGCTCGGAGCGTTCGCCGCGGGCGCGCTGGTATACGTCCTGTCGATGGGCGGCGGGCACGGCTACCGTCTCGTGCTCGTCGGCATCGGCGTCTCCTGGGCCTGCGCCAGCCTCACCGACTACCTGCTGGCCAAGGCGCTGCCGTACCAGGCCAACGAGGCCGTCGGCTGGCTGTTCGGCAGCCTCAACGAGCGCGGCTGGCACCACGTGCGGCCGCTGGTGCTCTCGGCGGCGATCCTGGTGCCGGTCACGCTGCTGCTCAGCCGCTGGCTCACGACGTTGCAGCTCGGCGACGCGGTGGCGCGCGGGCTGGGGACGCCGGTGGGTGCGGTGCGGTTCGCGCTGCTGATCGTCGGCGCCGGTCTGGCCGCGTTCGGCACGGCCGCGGCCGGCCCGATCATCTTCGTCGCGCTGGTCTCGCCGCAGATCGCCCAGCGGCTGGCCGGTACGCCGGCCCCGCCGCTGGTCGGGTCGTCGCTGGTCGGCGCCGCGCTGGTGCTCGGCGCCGACCTCGTCACCCGGCACGTGCTGGTCTCGGTCGAGCTGCCGGTCGGCGTCGTGACCGGCATCGTCGGCGCGCCGGTCCTGCTCTGGTTGCTGACCCGCACCAATCGACTCGGATCGGGGGGCTGA
- a CDS encoding FecCD family ABC transporter permease, producing the protein MISSRRWVALVGIVVVLALLCLVSIAVGARSMPLGHVLDALFTPDRAPDDELAIVRGLRVPRTVLGLLTGASIGLAGALMQGLTRNPLADPGLLGVSAGASLGIVAAIGILHIGDFYGYIWFAILGAVLASALVYVLGGLGQGGATPVKLALAGVGVTFFLGSVTSAIVLASPAALNRFRFWSAGSLAGQDTGTIWRVAPFLVVGIVIALCSAPALNTLALGDRMARALGRRVGLVRITGAVAVTLLAAASVAVTGPIVFVGLVVPHVVRLLTGPDYRLLLPFTLVLSPVLLLAADVLGRVVVRPGEMQVGVIVAFIGAPFFIALVRRRSVAEL; encoded by the coding sequence GTGATCTCATCTCGGCGCTGGGTGGCGCTCGTCGGCATCGTCGTGGTACTCGCGCTGTTGTGCCTGGTCTCGATCGCGGTCGGAGCCCGGTCGATGCCGCTGGGCCACGTGCTCGACGCACTGTTCACACCGGACCGCGCCCCCGACGACGAACTCGCGATCGTCCGCGGCCTGCGGGTTCCCCGCACCGTGCTCGGGCTGCTCACCGGTGCGTCGATCGGCCTGGCCGGTGCGCTGATGCAGGGCCTGACCCGCAATCCGCTGGCCGACCCCGGTCTGCTCGGGGTGAGCGCCGGCGCGTCGCTGGGCATCGTCGCCGCGATCGGCATCCTGCACATCGGTGACTTCTACGGCTACATCTGGTTCGCGATCCTCGGCGCGGTGCTGGCCAGCGCGCTCGTCTACGTGCTCGGCGGCCTCGGCCAAGGCGGCGCGACTCCGGTCAAGCTGGCGCTCGCCGGCGTCGGCGTCACGTTCTTCCTCGGGTCGGTGACCAGCGCGATCGTGCTCGCCAGCCCGGCCGCGCTGAACCGCTTCCGGTTCTGGTCGGCGGGGTCGCTGGCCGGGCAGGACACCGGCACGATCTGGCGGGTCGCGCCGTTCCTCGTCGTCGGCATCGTGATCGCGCTGTGCAGCGCCCCGGCGTTGAACACGCTGGCGCTGGGCGACCGGATGGCACGCGCGCTGGGCCGCCGCGTCGGGCTGGTGCGGATCACCGGCGCGGTCGCGGTGACGTTGCTCGCGGCCGCGAGCGTGGCGGTGACCGGCCCGATCGTGTTCGTCGGCCTGGTCGTGCCGCACGTCGTGAGGTTGCTCACCGGTCCCGACTACCGGCTCCTGCTCCCGTTCACGCTCGTGCTCTCCCCGGTCCTGCTGCTCGCGGCCGACGTCCTGGGGCGGGTCGTGGTGCGGCCGGGCGAGATGCAGGTCGGCGTGATCGTCGCGTTCATCGGGGCGCCGTTCTTCATCGCGCTGGTGCGCCGCCGATCGGTGGCCGAGCTGTGA
- a CDS encoding iron-siderophore ABC transporter substrate-binding protein codes for MKRLRILAQATLALALAVAVVGCGSDDDSGSSEPTASAASGAFPVTIAHKYGSTTITSAPKRVVTLGLSDQDAVIALGTVPVGAVDWFGEKPFGNWPWVKDKWNPAPTIVGERDEYQVEKIVGLKPDLIIAQYSGMTQEQYTTLSKIAPVVAQIKEFPDYSAPWQDMAKVIGKSLGKEAEMDAILGDIDAKLAQVKKDNPGWANQTAVVVDPSEPGMYAAFAESDPKAQLLRDMGFKLSPEVTEIAGKDTAAVLSAERLDVLDVDRLVLLATDNTVQPRVEKDPAFAALKVAKEKRTTWLQYTDEPPIGGALTFVTPLSVPWAVDQLVKQLQ; via the coding sequence ATGAAAAGACTGCGCATTCTGGCGCAGGCCACCCTCGCGCTCGCGCTCGCCGTAGCGGTGGTCGGGTGCGGCAGCGACGACGACAGCGGGTCGAGTGAGCCGACGGCCTCGGCCGCGTCCGGCGCGTTCCCCGTGACGATCGCGCACAAGTACGGCTCGACGACGATCACGTCGGCGCCGAAGCGCGTCGTGACGCTGGGACTGTCCGACCAGGACGCGGTGATCGCGCTCGGCACCGTGCCCGTCGGCGCGGTCGACTGGTTCGGCGAGAAGCCGTTCGGCAACTGGCCGTGGGTCAAGGACAAGTGGAACCCCGCCCCGACGATCGTCGGCGAGCGCGACGAGTACCAGGTCGAGAAGATCGTCGGCCTCAAGCCCGATCTGATCATCGCCCAGTACTCGGGCATGACCCAGGAGCAGTACACGACGCTGTCGAAGATCGCGCCGGTCGTCGCGCAGATCAAGGAGTTCCCCGACTACTCCGCGCCGTGGCAGGACATGGCGAAGGTGATCGGGAAGTCGCTCGGCAAGGAAGCCGAGATGGACGCGATCCTCGGCGACATCGACGCCAAGCTGGCCCAGGTCAAGAAGGACAACCCGGGCTGGGCGAACCAGACCGCGGTCGTCGTCGACCCGTCCGAGCCCGGCATGTACGCCGCGTTCGCCGAGTCCGACCCGAAGGCGCAGCTGCTGCGTGACATGGGATTCAAGCTCAGCCCCGAGGTCACCGAGATCGCCGGGAAGGACACCGCGGCGGTGCTGAGCGCCGAGCGGCTCGACGTGCTCGACGTCGACCGGCTGGTGCTGCTGGCCACCGACAACACCGTGCAGCCCCGGGTGGAGAAGGACCCGGCGTTCGCGGCGCTGAAGGTCGCCAAGGAGAAGCGCACGACCTGGCTCCAGTACACCGACGAGCCGCCGATCGGTGGCGCGTTGACGTTCGTCACACCGCTCTCGGTGCCGTGGGCGGTCGATCAGCTGGTGAAACAGCTGCAGTAG
- a CDS encoding lysine N(6)-hydroxylase/L-ornithine N(5)-oxygenase family protein, translating into MVHTTAEYDVIGVGFGPSNLALAVALTESAEAPSALFLERQASFGWHRGMLLDDATMQVSFLKDLVTLRNPSSRFSFLNYLHERGRLVDFINHKTLFPLRVEFHDYLEWAARQVDDLVRYGHEVIGVRRVADDLVEVLVDTGTGTIVHRARNLVLATGLQPSLPPGVVADERIWHSRDLLHRVAALGAEPPKRIVVVGAGQSAAEVTAFLHDRYADAEVWAVYSRFGYSPADDSSFANRIFDPSAVDDFYDAPGWVKDQLLTYHANTNYSVVDSELIAELYRRSYREQVLGRPRLRMMNVSRLVGAVSTPDGVRVTVEALATGEQTVLDADILVCATGYDPVEPATLLGELNAFCRRDAAGRLEVDRDYRVATDDGLGVGIYLQGGTEHSHGISSSLLSNGAVRAAEILDAIRTRADAPANARPVATR; encoded by the coding sequence ATGGTGCACACGACTGCGGAGTACGACGTCATCGGCGTCGGCTTCGGACCGTCCAACCTCGCACTCGCGGTCGCGCTCACCGAGTCGGCCGAGGCCCCGTCGGCGCTGTTCCTCGAGCGCCAGGCCTCGTTCGGCTGGCACCGCGGCATGCTGCTCGACGACGCGACGATGCAGGTCTCGTTCCTCAAGGACCTGGTCACGCTGCGCAACCCGAGCAGCCGCTTCAGCTTCCTGAACTACCTGCACGAACGCGGCCGGCTGGTCGACTTCATCAATCACAAGACGCTGTTCCCGCTGCGGGTCGAGTTCCACGACTACCTCGAGTGGGCCGCGCGCCAGGTGGACGACCTGGTCCGGTACGGCCACGAGGTGATCGGCGTGCGCCGGGTCGCCGACGACCTGGTCGAGGTCCTGGTCGACACCGGCACCGGCACGATCGTCCACCGCGCCCGCAACCTCGTGCTGGCCACCGGCCTGCAGCCGTCGCTGCCCCCGGGCGTGGTCGCCGACGAGCGCATCTGGCACAGCCGTGACCTGCTGCACCGCGTCGCCGCCCTCGGGGCCGAGCCGCCCAAGCGGATCGTCGTGGTCGGCGCCGGGCAGAGCGCCGCCGAGGTCACCGCGTTCCTGCACGACCGTTACGCCGACGCCGAGGTCTGGGCCGTCTACTCCCGCTTCGGGTACAGCCCCGCGGACGACAGCTCGTTCGCCAACCGCATCTTCGACCCGTCCGCCGTCGACGACTTCTACGACGCGCCCGGCTGGGTCAAGGACCAGCTGCTGACCTACCACGCGAACACGAACTACTCGGTCGTCGACTCGGAGCTGATCGCCGAGCTGTACCGGCGCTCCTACCGCGAGCAGGTGCTCGGCCGGCCGCGGCTGCGGATGATGAACGTGTCGCGGCTGGTCGGAGCGGTGTCCACGCCGGACGGTGTGCGGGTGACGGTCGAGGCGCTGGCCACCGGCGAGCAGACCGTGCTCGACGCCGACATCCTCGTCTGCGCCACCGGCTACGACCCGGTCGAACCGGCCACGCTGCTCGGCGAGCTCAACGCGTTCTGCCGACGGGACGCCGCCGGCCGCCTGGAGGTCGACCGCGACTACCGGGTGGCCACCGACGACGGGCTCGGCGTGGGCATCTACCTGCAGGGCGGCACCGAACACAGCCACGGGATCAGCTCGTCGCTGCTGTCGAACGGGGCCGTGCGCGCCGCCGAGATCCTGGACGCGATCCGCACGCGCGCCGACGCGCCCGCGAACGCCCGGCCGGTCGCCACCCGCTGA